CACCAAATTTATGTTGATGGATTTTTCAATGGTGACCCTCATCCcggtaatctctctctctctctctctctctctctctctctctctctctctctctctctctctctctcacacacacacacacacacaaacacgcgcgcacagaccccccccccccacaaaacacgcacacacacacacacacacaattgtCTTTCACCTCTTTTCAACAGGAGTATAGTATGGTATTGTATCGAGCTATTCTCTCtgtgtaaatctttttaaggaACAAATCGTAATTTGAGTTTTCATGAGCTATTATTAGCTCACCTTAAAAGGTTAACTTTTTTAAAGATACATTCAACTTAAGGagataaacaaaaattatggaAGGAAAATACTGCGGCACATGTGATCATACAGCTTATGCAAGCATGGCAAAAAATGAGAACCCATGTCAATGTAAATGAGATCACTCCCATGGTAGCTGGAATCTACATTTGATTGTCTTCATGCTCATGAAGCAATGCATTCTGCTTTATAAACTGCTTTATACATATCTTCACTGCAGGGAATTTTCTTGTGAGCAAGGAACCTCCTCATCGTCCAATTTTGCTGGACTTTGGGCTTACTAAAAAACTATCAAGCTCTATGAAGCAAGCACTGGCAAAGATGTTTCTGGCATCTGCTGAGGTTTGTACAAGCTTTTTGTAAATTCTTTATCTATCATACTGACCTTGATTTTGCAAGCTTTTATGCGTTCATGCTCTCAGACATAAAAAAGAGCAGTGTTTTTCTCCTTGCCTTTTCCTGATTGGGAAACATATTActatttccctttctttttctttacataTTATTTCAACTTATTGTGTCGCACTAGGTTGTCATGATGAGTGTTGAAAATTAAGTCAAACAATCCATAAGGATCTGTGTAAGGGTAATTGGTCTGCTTTCACTTGGATGACTTAAGGCACTGCTGTGATGTGCAATTTTTCATGCACAATATGTGCGAGGAAAGTGATTATCAAATGGAATTTGATTGAGTTGTTTTACCAATCTAAATTACAGTCGTTACAATACAACTACAAGTGGTTCGTTACTGTTATCCATTCCTTTTAAGGTTGCTTCAAACTACACTCTTTGAACGATGGCATTTGGTGATGCTGTTTGCCACAGGGGGACCACGTGGCTCTTTTGTCTGCTTTTGCAGAAATGGGACTTAAGTTGCGCCTGGACATGCCAGAGCAAGCAATGGAGGTGACAACTGTATTCTTTCGGAATGCAACACCTGCCAAAGAATCCCTTGTAAATATGCACTAAGCTCTTTTGACTTTTCAGTTCTTGCTTCTTACATTGCTTTTGTAAACTTAGTAAGTCCcacttgtttatttatttgctgGATTTTTAAGGAAACCATGAAATCTTTGTCGGAGCAAAGAACAAAAAACATGAAGCTTGTGCAAGAAAAGATGAAACTCAACCAAAAAGAGGTTAAACGATTTAATCCTGTAAGTTCATATATTTGTCTCCTATCCATGTTTCTCTGATATGTTAAATTGGCCATTTTCATCCCCTTTCAATTTGCTAATGATCTTTCTTTCTAGGTTGATGCATTTCCTggagatattgtaattttttcccGGGTCCTTAATCTTCTACGAGGTCTGCAATTGAGATACCTCTTGGTAAATTTTATGGTCAAATGATGaagccttttaatttttacatgttACATGGATATAGGGCTTTCTTCTCTGATGAATGCTCGGATAGTATATCTGGATATCATGAGACCATTTGCGGAATCCGTTTTGCAAGGGTGAGTGTATCCTGAACCTTGGTGTGTGAGGCTTTATTGCTGTTTCTGTTTAATTTCTGATTAAATTCTGGATGCATTCTCAGAAATATTTATAGGGGACCAGCAGTTAATGATCAGTGGGTCTATGACACACCCGTGCATTCTGATGTGGAGGCAAAGTTAAGGAAGCTCCTAGTTGAGCTGGGGAATAATGAGAAAATACTTGGAATACAGGTGAGCAGcttgtttagatattaatatgATAGGATGAAAAGCTGAACAGTCTCCATGTTTATTTAGCATTATTGAAGCTTAACATATTCTCTGTCATCCTGTTCTTTACATTGTACTTATGCAGCTTTTAGTGGTGGTGTATTTACCTCGGGGTTGGTTTTTTCCCTTTCAAAGGATGAACTAACTGGTGTTTATTACTAGCTTTTCTTGTCGGTCATTCTTTCTTTATTGCTAAGGTCATTTTTCCTTCCTCTATTTTGTTATTAACAAAAATTCTGCCATCACATCTCTTTGTATGTCATTTTTTTGTCTCCCATTATGGCATGCAGGAGGGCTTAGTATAACTCTTATCTGCTATTTAATTGTTTTCATCATTCTATGGGAACTGTATTACTGAAAGAAGTTGTTAACTTATATCATGAGACCTTTTCCCTCCAACCGTCGACCCCTTTATTTATGTGAGTGCACTCAACAATAAAAGCTGTTTATAATAGGATCCTGTAGGGATTTATCATGAATAGTTCTTGAAACGCTAGCGTATAGGTGCCTGATGCCAGTATTTGGCATATACTACATTCTGTATCTAGGTCTCTGTTAAACTTTGCTGGAAGTACAGGTAATCAAGGATAAATAAAGATTTATTAACCCAATAGAAATTATTTAGTGCGGAAGTTTTGTAGCAAATGCAACTAGAGAAGTGAGGAAAACCTTCAAAAGCATATGGGTGATTAGATGCTAAGAACAAATTTAGGTTTAGTTATTCTGTTTTGTTGTGAACTACTAAGGTCTGAACAGAAGTAAAGATTTAGGTGAGTTAAATTCACTAGAAGCCCTAAGGTTTTTTGTGTGTTGTATTATTGGGAATGAGAATTCTATTTTGTGTTCCCTGCAGGTAGCTTAAGTTTCATGTTTAATTACATGAAAAAAGAAGTCTCTTCATTGGTTCCTTTTTCTTGGAAAGTTTCTGTGGTAAGGTTAAAATCAGAAGAGCTCTATCTGTATAAGATGTAATGTATGTGATAACATACAAATTGACCAAGTTATGTGTTTCCATTTGATGAATGGAACAGGAGATTTACCAGGGGTAACAAATGAACTTGGGTGACATAAATCAACACATcttaaatgtttttataatctttacattttcttaaattttatgtagtttaaCTATGTTATTGAGATTGGTAATGTGGATTTTCAATGTCTATGGCATTCTGggctctcttttatttttttattttttttgcttgtGTGATTTTATTTCAATCTTTTTTCTGAAGGTATGCGCATACAAAGATGGAGAGGTTATCATTGACACTGCTGCTGGAGTGCTTGGTCGATATGATCCTCGTCCAGTCCAGCCTGATAGCCTTTTTCCGGTTTTTTCTGTGACAAAGGGTATCACAGCTGGAATGTTACATTGGCTGGTTGAAAATGGGTGTGTTGTAGAATCTTATGACCTTCAAAATTTCATTTGCTGAATCAAAGACCAATTGATCATTTTACATTTGCACGTGGTGATGGACAAGCAATTAATCTTTCATCCCAAAAGGGGTTTGATGGTCCATGATGCCATACAAATAGTGGACATGGCATGGGAATTAGCATTGTTGTGTAcgcacacacacaaacacagagACACACACAGAAACCATTCCCCCCCTCCCTCCCCCATCCCAATGCCTGActgaaatgtattttaatatatataaacgtTGACATATGTTGTGAAATtttagaatgaaggaaaggcAATAGTGAAATCTTAATTATTTCATGTTCTCTTATTTTCCCAGTGCTTATAATTGGCAAATTACATGTTTGCAGGAACCAAGTAGATAAATTTTCTATTGCCCATATTTTCTGTGCTTTAATACATGTTTCTGACCATTTTATTATTGTGCAGGAAGCTGAATCTCAAGGAAAATGTAGCAAATGTTTGGCCGGAATTTGGATCAAATAGAAAAGATCTCATTAAGGTTTCAATTTTGTCTCAACTCCTGATAACTTCTCCCATTATCAactgaaattcttatttttgctTTATTTCTGTTTAGGTCCATCATGTGCTTAACCATACATCTGGTCTTCACAATGCTTTGGCAGACATTATCAGAGAAAATCCTCTACTATGGTCTGACTGGGATGAATGTTTGAAGCAAATTGCTTTGTCTGTGCCTGAGACTGAACCTGGCCAGGTGCAATTGTATCACTATCTGTCATTTGGCTGGTTATGTGGTGGCATTGTTGAGGTATTATTTATTGCCTACATGTCAGAATGATTTGATGATCTGTCAATTTATCTAAAATTCCTCCCGAACTTTTTTATGCCCTGTATGGGATCTGAGAATGATCTTATGAAAAGGTTTTGTGGTAATTTGATTATCTACTATTTCCTATAGGTATTAGGTGGATACGATAGCTTAGATTGACCTGGGTCTATAGTCCTTACAAATTATTGTAGTTTTGTATCAATATGGGGATTTCTTCCCCTGAAGTAATGCTTAAAGAAGTTCATTCCTTCCTGCTGACTTTTAACCTGGCCCAACAATGATAATGCTCCCGGCATGTCGAGATTTAAGGGACTTCTGTTTGGACAGAGTGGCCTCTACCTCTGAATTAAGTAGCTTGGTCTAACAGCAATAAACATGGTTAAACTTGAGTATTTAGTCTGGTTTCCATGATAATAAAGAAGAGCCTTGATGCTTGATAGAGTTTTCATTTTGCCTTATATATGACGTTGTGGtgttcatttaatttattttgatagattttagctctctccctttctctcctCCCCACCACAACACACACacaatccccccccccccccccccccccccccccccccccccaaaaaaaaaaaaaaaagaaaaaaaaatgtagccaGTTTTGATCCATATTCTGTTTTGATTGTCAATTTGATATGTATTGACAGGACTATGGGGAGGCCAAAGATCTTTATTATCCTTTGACTTTTTGATTATTCTACACCTGTTTTAACATTCTGTTTTGATCACAGCATGCATCTGGGAAAAAGTTTCaggaaattcttgaagaagcaTTAATTCATCCCCTGCAAATTGAAGGCGAGCTATACATTGGAATTCCTCCAGGCAAGTGTTGAATCGTGTTATCCTGACCAACGTGCTCTATTTTGCATTAAGTAAACACGATTGTGTTACATTCTTCCCTCATTCATGctcatctaaaaattaaaatcaagtttttaatttttcattagtttatgttttgttaTTGGTGGGTCTATAATAGTTGGGCAAAATAAGGTCAGTGGTAAACTaattatcatctcccttatcatTATTTACTGTTGATCCTATTCAGGTGTTGAATCACGACTTGCAACGATCACGCTAGATACAGATGATCTGCATAAGCTCTCGGGGATCAGCATTCGTCCTGACATGCCCTCCACGTTCCAGCCAAGCGATCTTGCCCAATCAATGACCACCCTTCCAGCTCTGTTTAACATGCTCAACACTCGCCGTGCCATCATACCTGCTGCTAATGGACATTGCTCAGCACGTGCACTCGCGCGTTACTATGCAGCCCTAGCTGATGGTGGTATAGTACCTCAACCTCATTCCTCATCTTCCAAGCCGCCACTTGGCAGCCACGCCCACATCCCCAAATTTCCTTCCCAGAAGCCCTTAAAAAGGCGGAGAGGTAGTAGAACTAAGGAGGCAGTTACCGATTCAACGAACAGCGCTAATGACCATGAACAGAAACCGAATCGTGATGACGTTAGCCTTAGTAGAGATGCCAGCCGTGGTGCTTCTACTACAAGGCTTGCCAATGATGGTAGCACTAGCAATGACGGTGGCAATAGCACCACTATGACCGACAACCCTGAAAATCCCAATACTCGAAACAGCTCTAATGATAGGATTTTTAACAATCCCAGAATTCATGATGCGTTCTTGGGTGTTGGCGAATATGGGAATTTGGTTTTGCCAAATGGGGATTTTGGCCTAGGATTTAAGAGATTCAATTCGAAGGAGGTGCCCCTTGTAGCCTTTGGGCACTCGGGAATGGGCGGATCAACAGGCTTTGCCGACTTGAATAACAGGTTTGCTATTGCTGTGACCCTGAATAAAATGTCTTTTGGCGCTGTAACTGCAAACATCGTACAGCTTGTTTGTTCAGAGTTGAATATCCCGGTGCCGGAGGAATTCTT
This genomic window from Carya illinoinensis cultivar Pawnee chromosome 7, C.illinoinensisPawnee_v1, whole genome shotgun sequence contains:
- the LOC122315961 gene encoding uncharacterized protein LOC122315961; the encoded protein is MGWGNICRRRMRVFTMTLLIYLDYKALQQREKWTSRPKRSIIWERAHERNAKRVLSLIMELEGLWVKLGQYLSTRADVLPEAYICVLKQLQDSLPPRPLQEICHTIETELGKSMDELFSDFVKTPLATASIAQVHRATLLNGQEVVVKVQHEGIKTIILEDLKNAKAIVDWIAWAEPQYDFNPMIDEWCKEAPKELDFNCEAENTRSVSRNLGCKIGRHENNKNANRVDVLIPDVIQSTEKVLILEYMDGIRLNDLESLEAFGVNKQNLVKEITRAYAHQIYVDGFFNGDPHPGNFLVSKEPPHRPILLDFGLTKKLSSSMKQALAKMFLASAEGDHVALLSAFAEMGLKLRLDMPEQAMEVTTVFFRNATPAKESLETMKSLSEQRTKNMKLVQEKMKLNQKEVKRFNPVDAFPGDIVIFSRVLNLLRGLSSLMNARIVYLDIMRPFAESVLQGNIYRGPAVNDQWVYDTPVHSDVEAKLRKLLVELGNNEKILGIQVCAYKDGEVIIDTAAGVLGRYDPRPVQPDSLFPVFSVTKGITAGMLHWLVENGKLNLKENVANVWPEFGSNRKDLIKVHHVLNHTSGLHNALADIIRENPLLWSDWDECLKQIALSVPETEPGQVQLYHYLSFGWLCGGIVEHASGKKFQEILEEALIHPLQIEGELYIGIPPGVESRLATITLDTDDLHKLSGISIRPDMPSTFQPSDLAQSMTTLPALFNMLNTRRAIIPAANGHCSARALARYYAALADGGIVPQPHSSSSKPPLGSHAHIPKFPSQKPLKRRRGSRTKEAVTDSTNSANDHEQKPNRDDVSLSRDASRGASTTRLANDGSTSNDGGNSTTMTDNPENPNTRNSSNDRIFNNPRIHDAFLGVGEYGNLVLPNGDFGLGFKRFNSKEVPLVAFGHSGMGGSTGFADLNNRFAIAVTLNKMSFGAVTANIVQLVCSELNIPVPEEFLRFGGMGPDAQLNPARPLIN